Proteins from a single region of Anthonomus grandis grandis chromosome 10, icAntGran1.3, whole genome shotgun sequence:
- the LOC126741091 gene encoding integrator complex subunit 12-like, whose translation MSATNNDLDAHLIKCIGLLHESRTLKKGDPVPLQYILEEAIFQKTGVVKDYTDFFQSQLPSRESEEPVVPVTIYDDKTNDSDNDLELDLFKDDLSCVICNKMDVGARNRLLECSDCHALYHQECHKPAVIEEDVMDTWTCSNCKSSKKLKSSEKDHGSTKSAKSDSHRHGSSSSSSHKSSSDKYKSSTKSSSGSSKSSTSSPSHSSRSDEKKSKSSRSSSSKHHSSEKRKHD comes from the exons ATGTCTGCCACTAATAACGACCTGGACGCCCATCTAATTAAATGCATTGGCCTGTTGCATGAAAGCAGGACCCTTAAAAAAGGCGACCCAGTGCCATTACAATACATCCTTGAAGAGgcgattttccaaaaaaccggCGTCGTTAAGGACTATACGGATTTCTTCCAGAGCCAGTTGCCTTCGAGGGAGTCTGAAGAACCAGTGGTTCCTGTCACTATTTATGATGATAAAA caaATGACTCTGATAATGATTTGGAGCTTGACTTATTCAAAGATGATCTCAGCTGTGTCATTTGTAATAAAATGGACGTAGGGGCAAGGAATCGATTACTGGAATGCAGCGATTGTCATGCTCTCTATCACCAGGAGTGTCATAAGCCAGCTGTAATTGAAGAGGATGTTATGGACACTTGGACTTGTTCCAACTGTAAAAG CTCCAAGAAGTTGAAAAGCTCAGAAAAGGACCATGGATCAACAAAAAGTGCCAAGTCAGACAGTCACAGGCACGGAAGCAGCTCATCATCTTCTCATAAATCCTCCAG tGATAAATACAAGTCTAGCACTAAAAGTTCTAGTGGTAGCTCAAAGTCGAGCACCTCTTCCCCAAGCCATTCTTCACG gtcggatgaaaaaaaatcaaagagcAGCAGGAGTTCCTCCTCAAAGCACCATTCGTCAGAGAAGCGTAAGCATGACTGA